The Vicia villosa cultivar HV-30 ecotype Madison, WI linkage group LG1, Vvil1.0, whole genome shotgun sequence genome includes a region encoding these proteins:
- the LOC131598655 gene encoding uncharacterized protein LOC131598655 — translation MKLCFKEQLRRIGFSETTDMKPSSQPVKTKGAPKKVRSTPNDNSTIQSPSYYEHVDKLFLDSPTPKSQKSQKSSNKGAHLRKLPPTPIPSQVPQVSTPIQVEEVQIAPKIPLIDEMQIFIYKYIDQIVNVVGDGNCGFRAVSALLGKEEDSHELVCHDLIDELTDMEKLE, via the exons ATGAAATTATGCTTTAAAGAACAATTGCGGAGGATTGGATTTTCAGAAACAACCGACATGAAACCGTCGTCTCAACCCGTTAAGACAAAAGGTGCTCCGAAGAAAGTGAGGTCTACGCCAAATGACAACTCGACAATACAGTCTCCTTCATATTATGAGCACGTCGACAAACTCTTTCTAGACTCACCTACTCCGAAATCGCAAAAGTCTCAAAAGAGTTCAAACAAGGGAGCTCACCTAAGAAAACTGCCTCCGACACCTATTCCATCGCAAGTTCCGCAAGTATCGACTCCGATTCAAGTTGAAGAGGTACAAATTGCTCCAAAAATTCCACTGATTGACGAGATGcagatttttatttataaatacatcGACCAGATCGTCAATGTGGTGGGGGACGGTAATTGCGGATTTCGGGCCGTATCGGCTCTGCTTGGTAAGGAAGAGGATTCCCATGAGCTTGTTTGTCATGATCTTATCGACGAGTTG actGATATGGAGAAAttggagtaa